A genomic region of Mesorhizobium sp. NZP2077 contains the following coding sequences:
- a CDS encoding LysR family transcriptional regulator, whose protein sequence is MSWELPPLGAIRVFEAAARLGSFTKAAEELGMTQSAASYQIKVLEERAGTPLFIRKTRQIALTEAGQQLAPHATGAFSALADAWVATKGGASGVLSLTTMATFASNWLAVWLGTFQLMHPDLAVKVDTSSRLVDFGREGMDIGIRTGTGKWPDLIAHYLFKADYTPMLSPKLAESVGGIRQPEDLYKVPLCGPDDPWWKIWFEATGVPFDPARVIPGPALGGQAYDAMAALTDQAAAILTQNLYSALLAKGQLIKPFDIVGSDGDGYWLVHLESRRNVPKIKVFRDWVLAQTADIRDQEARQT, encoded by the coding sequence ATGAGCTGGGAACTGCCGCCCTTGGGGGCCATCCGCGTCTTTGAGGCCGCAGCAAGGCTGGGCAGCTTCACGAAGGCGGCCGAGGAGCTCGGCATGACCCAGTCGGCGGCCAGCTATCAGATCAAGGTGCTGGAGGAACGCGCCGGGACGCCGCTTTTCATAAGAAAAACAAGACAGATCGCCTTGACCGAAGCCGGGCAGCAATTGGCGCCGCACGCAACGGGCGCGTTCTCGGCCCTGGCGGATGCCTGGGTCGCCACCAAGGGTGGAGCGAGCGGCGTGCTATCACTGACGACCATGGCGACATTTGCATCGAACTGGCTGGCCGTATGGCTTGGAACATTCCAGCTGATGCATCCCGACCTCGCGGTGAAGGTCGACACATCGTCCCGGCTGGTCGATTTCGGGCGCGAGGGCATGGATATCGGCATCCGGACCGGCACCGGCAAATGGCCTGACCTGATCGCCCACTATCTGTTCAAGGCCGACTACACGCCGATGCTCAGCCCAAAACTGGCCGAGAGCGTCGGCGGCATCCGCCAACCCGAGGATCTTTACAAGGTGCCGCTATGTGGCCCTGACGATCCCTGGTGGAAAATCTGGTTCGAAGCGACCGGCGTGCCCTTCGATCCCGCTCGTGTCATCCCCGGCCCGGCACTCGGCGGGCAGGCTTATGACGCGATGGCGGCACTGACCGATCAGGCTGCTGCAATCCTCACGCAAAACCTCTACAGCGCGCTGTTGGCGAAGGGGCAGCTGATAAAGCCTTTCGACATCGTCGGGTCCGATGGTGACGGCTATTGGCTGGTGCATCTGGAAAGCCGCCGCAACGTCCCGAAGATCAAGGTGTTCAGGGATTGGGTGCTTGCCCAGACCGCCGACATTCGAGACCAGGAAGCGCGCCAGACATAG
- a CDS encoding class I SAM-dependent methyltransferase yields the protein MDVLSQALAKSRQTISAYEDYAERYDAIVRHVPNEREQASLKRLVAIAGTEGRILEVGSGAGYDADFREGLGVKVRRTDATKRFLELQAARGKHGELLDLLTDDLGGPYDAVLALAVLIHVPRDQTDQVLARIEGSLRPGGAFLVSMRNGDGETSGEYHTVYWRRDDFAARLEAAGLVLLRDDFNLGRNDEEWNTFLAVRPA from the coding sequence ATGGATGTGTTGTCGCAGGCTCTGGCCAAGAGCCGTCAAACGATCAGTGCCTATGAAGATTATGCGGAACGCTACGATGCCATCGTGCGGCATGTCCCCAACGAGAGAGAGCAGGCATCGCTGAAGCGCCTTGTGGCGATTGCCGGCACAGAGGGCCGGATTCTGGAAGTCGGGTCGGGAGCGGGCTACGATGCGGATTTTCGCGAGGGCCTGGGCGTCAAGGTTCGCCGCACCGACGCGACAAAGCGGTTTCTCGAGCTGCAGGCCGCGCGCGGCAAGCATGGTGAGCTTCTCGATCTCCTCACCGATGATCTCGGCGGCCCCTATGACGCCGTCCTGGCGCTCGCCGTCCTGATCCATGTGCCGCGCGACCAGACCGACCAGGTGCTTGCCAGGATAGAAGGGTCGCTGCGGCCAGGCGGCGCCTTTCTCGTATCGATGCGCAATGGCGACGGCGAGACATCAGGCGAGTATCATACGGTCTACTGGCGCAGGGACGATTTTGCGGCCCGTCTCGAAGCCGCCGGGCTGGTGCTTCTCAGGGACGATTTCAACCTCGGCCGCAACGACGAAGAATGGAACACCTTCCTGGCTGTAAGGCCGGCGTGA